One part of the Lytechinus pictus isolate F3 Inbred chromosome 3, Lp3.0, whole genome shotgun sequence genome encodes these proteins:
- the LOC129267799 gene encoding uncharacterized protein LOC129267799 — protein MKPKKRQRVTPNVVASKWIQGKKDQDHFECHYFGPLKGRGVVVTRDIQKDEFLLQYAGNLINGTDGENLEIQNATGFRFFFTAKNGTKMCIDATDEPTGGPMLGRLVNHGIGKSSNVKLRVVEDEGTPFLCLFASKDIEAQTELLYDYGVPLQFNQDEMINPISSPPSVKNSDAVKDNASCSSFPHHHVEEEIEILHVELMQSLSVEKPDLDKSMQIMARIDKVIENLPPSLTTLLKKNMGFIQTIKKVCRYKPSIIVSRRAKDLFSKLKSRVVCQVHHSEGVIYPPTRNRSDAEQILPESGPPADLSRCVIYPPTGNRSDAEQIPSESGPPADLSEGVIYPPTSNRSDAEQILPDDEQPLLEARPPAELIKGVISPPTRNRSDAEQILPESEPPADLSKGVINPPTSNRSDAEQILPDDEQPLLEARPPADLTKGVICPLISNRSDAEQIIPESGPPADLSRGVIYPPTGNRSDAEQIPSESGPPADLSKGVINPPTGNQFDDEQPPPKAKPPAGLSKGVICRPTGNQSDDKQLLPESRPPADLRKGVIYPPNSDQADDEQPLTEARPPADLSEGVIYPPTSNQSDAEQILPDDEQPLLEARPPADLTKGVICRPTGNQFDDKQLLPESRPPADLRKGVIYPPNSDQADDEQPLTEARPPADLSEGVIYPPTSNRSDAEQILPDDEQPLLEARPPADLTKGVICRPTGNQFDDKQLLPESRPPADLRKGVIYPPNSDQADDEQPLPEARPPADLRKDVIYPPTGNRPTRNDEQPLPEARPPADLSEGVIYPPTSNRSDAEQILPDDEQPLLEARPPAELIKGVISPPTRNRSDAEQILPESEPPADLSKRVIYPPNSDQADDEQPLPEARPPADLRKDVIYPPTGNRPTRNDEQPLPEAKPPADLSEGVIYPPTSNRSDAEQILPDDEQPLLEARPPAELIKGVISPPTRNRSDAEQILPESEPPADLSKRVINPPTSNRSDAEQILPDDEQPLLEARPPADLTKGVICPLISNRSDAEQIIPESGPPADLSRGVIYPPTGNRSDVEQIFLESGPPADLSKGVINPPTGNQFDDEQPLPKARPPAGLSKGVICRPTGNQSDDEQLLPEARPPADLRKGVIYPPTSNRSDEQALPQTRPPADLSKDVVYPPTCNQSDDDEQPLTEARPPADLRKGVIYPPTSTRADDEQPLPEARPSADLRKGVIYLLAESQPLGQPTASLSLITDVVVDSFEEDGSDDDSDTMVVVKRRRLHSQTFSDIDSDDDPSYVPSDCSPNRSDSDTFPVPDEMETGNEEPHVKTQVTSSKSAQCSEEKERKQPYKKPYRFCMYCKKHMSKLSDHLKNKHRNEERIQYALGLPTKERIEEFDRIRKEGTFEVNKIRAKDDNPQFQRERSSASNSVVICSNCSGAYSAPYMRRHKHHCEYKSDSSKPSMHIPASFLSVMNDTDSSFISEILSKFRKDEVGQLCQGDPILREIGKRLWLKQNKKPDKKTEVRKSVMTDMRRLARLYLTLISVQDNLGPLLVKAGNVSDLMQRSNFQHLEVAVQQYTERREEGEGLGVKAGLKLGVFYLLKSSSKILKAMYLMDDKDNEADQIDRFTAVLDLQHNQIFGDATYHLNKRREEKLRRPSGQPLEADIKAVRDYTTSRITELLEDTLAFWDRHRFVELRDCLVSRLTLFNARRGGEPSRLYIKCWQDAKEGAWLDKQQLATLDSIDKALVEDLKVGYQLGKGKHLIPVLFPTDTHEALDKLINKEIRSCAGIGNDNNYLFPTTSGANSHVSGWHALDNICECVTLDDKQSITATKNRHRVSVLFALSHIPERERSFIFKHLGHSQETNENIYQAPLALKEVTVVGRQLQMMDKGDIMDPATSSEQVKPQVKPQVKPQVKPSGRNYTQWRKSDEKELLAHFKEYINGEATKKLPGRKEIFIFLKAHPSFPHPWQTVRTKMMNVVYNKNKRFPKVV, from the exons ATGAAACCAAAGAAGCGACAAAGGGTGACACCCAACGTTGTGGCATCAAAATGGATCCAAGGAAAAAAAGACCAGGATCATTTTGAATGCCATTACTTTGGCCCATTAAAAG GAAGAGGAGTAGTTGTGACACGCGATATACAAAAAGATGAGTTTCTCTTACAGTATGCTGGAAATCTGATAAATGGCACCGATGGAGAGAACCTTGAAATTCAGAATGCTACTGGTTTTAGATTCTTCTTTACTGCTAAAAATGGCACAAAGATGTG CATTGATGCAACCGATGAGCCAACTGGTGGGCCAATGCTCGGGAGATTGGTCAATCATGGCATAGGAAAATCATCAAATGTTAAACTCCGTGTTGTAGAAGATGAAGGCACCCCTTTCTTATGTTTGTTTGCATCCAAGGACATTGAAGCACAAACCGAACTCCTGTATGACTATGGAGTGCCATTGCAATTCAATCAGGATGAAATG ATTAATCCGATATCGAGTCCTCCATCGGTGAAGAATTCAGATGCTGTCAAGGATAATGCCAGCTGCTCTAGCTTTCCACACCATCATGTTGAAG AAGAGATTGAAATTCTTCATGTAGAACTCATGCAGTCTCTGTCTGTGGAAAAACCT GATTTAGACAAAAGCATGCAAATCATGGCAAGGATTGACAAGGTGATTGAAAATCTACCTCCCAGTCTAAcaacccttttgaaaaaaaatatgggatTTATCCAGACAATAAAAAAG GTGTGCAGATATAAGCCCAGTATCATAGTAAGCCGGAGAGCCAAAGATCTTTTCAGCAAACTGAAGTCACGTGTAGTGTGCCAGGTGCATCATTCGGAag gTGTGATATATCCTCCCACCAGAAATCGATCTGATGCTGAACAGATACTCCCTGAATCAGGACCACCTGCTGATTTGAGTAGATGTGTGATCTATCCTCCCACCGGTAATCGATCTGATGCTGAACAGATACCTTCTGAATCAGGACCACCTGCTGATTTGAGTGAAGGTGTGATTTATCCTCCCACCAGTAATCGATCTGATGCTGAACAGATACTCCCTGATGATGAACAGCCACTCCTAGAAGCAAGACCACCTGCTGAATTGATTAAAGGTGTGATATCTCCTCCCACCAGAAATCGATCTGATGCTGAACAGATACTCCCTGAATCAGAACCACCTGCTGATTTGAGTAAAGGTGTGATAAATCCTCCCACCAGCAATCGATCTGATGCTGAACAGATACTCCCTGATGATGAACAGCCACTCCTAGAAGCAAGACCACCTGCTGATTTGACTAAAGGTGTGATATGTCCTCTCATCAGCAATCGATCTGATGCTGAACAGATAATCCCTGAATCAGGACCACCTGCTGATTTGAGTAGAGGTGTGATCTATCCTCCCACCGGTAATCGATCTGATGCTGAACAGATACCTTCTGAATCAGGACCACCTGCTGATTTGAGTAAAGGTGTGATAAATCCTCCCACCGGCAATCAATTTGATGATGAACAGCCACCCCCTAAAGCAAAACCACCTGCTGGTTTGAGTAAAGGTGTGATATGTCGTCCCACCGGCAATCAATCTGATGATAAACAGCTACTCCCTGAATCAAGACCACCAGCTGATTTGAGAAAAGGTGTGATATATCCTCCCAACAGCGATCAAGCTGATGATGAACAGCCTCTCACTGAAGCAAGACCTCCTGCTGATTTGAGTGAAGGTGTGATTTATCCTCCCACCAGTAATCAATCTGATGCTGAACAGATACTCCCTGATGATGAACAGCCACTCCTAGAAGCAAGACCACCTGCTGATTTGACTAAAGGTGTGATATGTCGTCCCACCGGCAATCAATTTGATGATAAACAGCTACTCCCTGAATCAAGACCACCAGCTGATTTGAGAAAAGGTGTGATATATCCTCCCAACAGCGATCAAGCTGATGATGAACAGCCTCTCACTGAAGCAAGACCTCCTGCTGATTTGAGTGAAGGTGTGATTTATCCTCCCACCAGTAATCGATCTGATGCTGAACAGATACTCCCTGATGATGAACAGCCACTCCTAGAAGCAAGACCACCTGCTGATTTGACTAAAGGTGTGATATGTCGTCCCACCGGCAATCAATTTGATGATAAACAGCTACTCCCTGAATCAAGACCACCAGCTGATTTGAGAAAAGGTGTAATATATCCTCCCAACAGCGATCAAGCTGATGATGAACAGCCACTGCCTGAAGCAAGACCACCTGCTGATTTGAGAAAAGATGTGATATATCCTCCCACCGGTAATCGACCTACACGTAATGATGAACAGCCACTTCCTGAAGCAAGACCACCAGCTGATTTGAGTGAAGGTGTGATTTATCCTCCCACCAGTAATAGATCTGATGCTGAACAGATACTCCCTGATGATGAACAGCCACTCCTAGAAGCAAGACCACCTGCTGAATTGATTAAAGGTGTGATATCTCCTCCCACCAGAAATCGATCTGATGCTGAACAGATACTCCCTGAATCAGAACCACCTGCTGATTTGAGTAAACGTGTGATATATCCTCCCAACAGCGATCAAGCTGATGATGAACAGCCACTGCCTGAAGCAAGACCACCTGCTGATTTGAGAAAAGATGTGATATATCCTCCCACCGGTAATCGACCTACACGTAATGATGAACAGCCACTTCCTGAAGCAAAACCACCAGCTGATTTGAGTGAAGGTGTGATTTATCCTCCCACCAGTAATCGATCTGATGCTGAACAGATACTCCCTGATGATGAACAGCCACTCCTAGAAGCAAGACCACCTGCTGAATTGATTAAAGGTGTGATATCTCCTCCCACCAGAAATCGATCTGATGCTGAACAGATACTCCCTGAATCAGAACCACCTGCTGATTTGAGTAAACGTGTGATAAATCCTCCCACCAGCAATCGATCTGATGCTGAACAGATACTCCCTGATGATGAACAGCCACTCCTAGAAGCAAGACCACCTGCTGATTTGACTAAAGGTGTGATATGTCCTCTCATCAGCAATCGATCTGATGCTGAACAGATAATCCCTGAATCAGGACCACCTGCTGATTTGAGTAGAGGTGTGATCTATCCTCCCACTGGTAATCGATCTGATGTTGAACAGATATTCCTTGAATCAGGACCACCTGCTGATTTGAGTAAAGGTGTGATAAATCCTCCCACCGGCAATCAATTTGATGATGAACAGCCACTCCCTAAAGCAAGACCACCTGCTGGTTTGAGTAAAGGTGTGATATGTCGTCCCACCGGCAATCAATCTGATGATGAACAGCTTCTCCCTGAAGCAAGACCACCAGCTGATTTGAGAAAAGGTGTGATATATCCTCCCACCAGTAATCGATCTGATGAACAGGCACTTCCTCAGACAAGACCACCTGCTGACTTGAGTAAAGATGTGGTATATCCTCCCACCTGCAATCaatctgatgatgatgaacagccTCTCACTGAAGCAAGACCTCCTGCTGATTTGAGAAAAGGTGTGATATATCCTCCCACCAGCACTCGAGCTGATGATGAACAGCCACTTCCTGAAGCAAGGCCCTCTGCTGATTTGAGAAAAGGTGTGATATATCTCCTCGCTGAATCGCAACCATTGGGACAACCCACTGCATCGTTATCTTTGATTACAGATGTTGTTGTAGATAGCTTCGAAGAAGACGGTAGTGATGACGACTCAGACACAATGGTTGTTGTTAAAAGGAGGCGTTTGCATTCACAAACTTTCTCTGACATAGACAGTGATGATGATCCCTCATACGTGCCGTCTGATTGCTCACCAAACAGGAGTGATAGTGATACTTTTCCTGTACCCGATGAAATGGAGACGGGCAATGAAGAGCCACATGTCAAGACACAAGTCACATCTTCAAAATCAGCACAATGctctgaagaaaaagaaaggaaacagCCATATAAGAAGCCCTATCGCTTTTGCATGTACTGCAAGAAACATATGTCAAAACTCTCAGAtcacttaaaaaataaacaccGCAATGAAGAAAGAATACAATATGCACTCGGTTTACCTACAAAGGAGCGAATTGAAGAATTTGATAGAATCAGAAAAGAAGGGACCTTTGAAGTTAACAAAATCAGAGCAAAAGATGACAATCCACAATTTCAGAGAGAAAGGTCAAGCGCATCCAATTCTGTTGTAATATGTAGCAACTGTTCAGGGGCTTACTCTGCTCCATACATGAGAAGGCATAAGCATCATTGTGAATACAAGTCTGATTCCTCCAAGCCTTCAATGCACATTCCAGCATCATTTCTTTCAGTTATGAATGATACAGATTCGTCATTTATTTCTGAAATTCTCAGCAAGTTCAGAAAAGATGAAGTTGGCCAACTCTGTCAAGGCGATCCCATACTTCGGGAAATAGGAAAGAGGCTGTGGTTAAAGCAGAACAAGAAGCCTGACAAAAAAACTGAAGTACGGAAGTCGGTCATGACTGACATGCGAAGACTTGCCAGACTTTACCTAACCCTGATCTCAGTGCAGGATAATCTTGGGCCTCTTCTTGTAAAGGCAGGAAATGTATCTGACCTGATGCAACGCTCCAACTTCCAGCACCTAGAAGTAGCAGTGCAGCAGTACACTGAGAGGAGAGAAGAAGGTGAAGGCTTGGGTGTCAAAGCAGGTTTGAAGTTAGGAGTATTCTACCTCCTGAAATCGAGCAGCAAAATACTGAAAGCAATGTACTTGATGGATGATAAGGACAATGAAGCAGATCAAATTGACAGATTTACTGCTGTTCTTGATCTTCAACACAATCAAATATTTGGCGATGCTACATATCATCTAAACAAAAGGAGGGAAGAAAAGTTACGAAGACCAAGTGGGCAGCCATTGGAAGCTGACATTAAGGCAGTTAGAGATTACACAACCTCAAGAATCACAGAGCTACTTGAAGATACCCTGGCATTCTGGGATAGGCATCGTTTTGTTGAATTGAGAGACTGCCTCGTATCACGACTCACATTGTTCAATGCCCGGAGAGGGGGAGAGCCTAGCCGTTTATATATCAAGTGCTGGCAAGACGCAAAGGAAGGAGCATGGCTGGACAAGCAACAGCTGGCCACATTAGACTCCATAGACAAAGCCCTTGTCGAGGATTTAAAGGTTGGGTACCAGTTGGGAAAGGGAAAGCATTTAATCCCTGTGCTTTTTCCCACAGACACCCATGAGGCATTGGACAAGTTGATTAACAAAGAAATTCGATCGTGTGCAGGAATAGGAAACGACAACAACTACCTATTCCCAACAACCAGTGGTGCCAATTCCCATGTATCCGGATGGCATGCCTTGGACAACATATGTGAGTGTGTGACCCTCGATGATAAGCAGTCAATCACAGCAACTAAAAATAGACACCGTGTGAGTGTACTCTTTGCACTTTCACATATTCCAGAAAGAGAGAGGTCTTTCATCTTTAAACATCTAGGACACTCACAGGAAACAAACGAAAATATCTATCAGGCACCCCTGGCACTCAAAGAAGTTACAGTTGTTGGGAGGCAACTCCAAATGATGGATAAAGGAG ATATAATGGATCCTGCGACCAGCAGTGAACAAGTGAAGCCTCAAGTGAAGCCTCAAGTGAAGCCTCAAGTGAAGCCATCAG GTCGTAACTATACACAATGGCGGAAATCTGATGAAAAGGAGCTGTTGGCACATTTCAAAGAATATATCAATGGAGAAGCAACAAAGAAGCTTCCGG